The Schizosaccharomyces pombe strain 972h- genome assembly, chromosome: I genome contains a region encoding:
- the fas2 gene encoding fatty acid synthase alpha subunit Fas2 has protein sequence MRPEVEQELAHTLLLELLAYQFASPVRWIETQDVILSPPVSAERIVEIGPSPTLAGMAKRTLKLKYENMDAALSINREVLCYSKDAREIYYNFEDEVADEPAEAPASTSSTPKVETAAAAAPAATPAPAPAQTSAPAAALPDEPPKALEVLHTLVAQKLKKSIEEVSPQKSIKDLVGGKSTLQNEILGDLQKEFGATPEKPEEVPLDELGAIMQSSFNGSLGKQSSSLISRMISSKMPGGFNNSAVRGYLGNRYGLGPGRLESVLLLALTMEPASRLGSEADAKAWLDSVAQKYAARNGVTLSSPTAEGGSSSGSAAVIDEETFKKLTKNNTMLVTQQLELFARYLNKDLRAGQKAQVAEKVISDTLRAQLDLWNEEHGEFYASGIAPIFSPLKARVYDSDWNWARQDALKMFFDIIFGRLKHVDTEIVARCISVMNRSNPTLLEFMQYHIDHCPAEKGETYQLAKTLGQQLIDNCKSVIDAPPVFKNVNHPTAPSTTIDERGNLNYEEIPRPGVRKLTHYVTEMAKGGKLPTESKNKAKVQNDLARIYRIIKSQNKMSRSSKLQIKQLYGQVLHALSLPLPSSNDEQTPVKETIPFLHIRKKSVDGNWEFNKSLTGTYLDVLESGAKNGITYQDKYALVTGAGAGSIGAQIVEGLLAGGAKVVVTTSRFSRKVTEFYQSLYTRHGSRGSCLIVVPFNQGSKTDVEALIDYIYDEKKGLGWNLDYIVPFAAIPENGREIDGIDSRSEFAHRIMLTNILRLLGAVKSQKASRGMDTRPAQVILPLSPNHGTFGNDGLYSESKLGLETLFNRWYSESWANYLTICGAVIGWTRGTGLMAPNNIVSQGIEKYGVRTFSQSEMAFNILGLMSQKVVDLCQSEPIYANLNGGLELLPDLKDLSTRLRTELLETAEIRRAVAAETAFDHSITNGPDSEAVFQKTAIQPRANLKFNFPKLKPYEALSHLSDLRGMVDLEKVPVVTGFSEVGPWGNSRTRWDMECYGEFSLEGCVEIAWIMGLIKNFNGKGKDGKPYSGWVDTKTGEPVDDKDVKAKYEKYILEHCGIRIIEAELFHGYNPEKKELLQEVVIDHDLEPFEASKEAAHEFKLRHGDQVEIFEIPDSTEWSVRFKRGTSMLIPKALRFDRFVAGQIPLGWDPKRYGIPDDIISQVDPTTLYVLVSTVEALVASGITDPYECYKYIHVSELGNTVGSGIGGMSALRGMYKDRWTDKPVQKDILQESFINTANAWINMLLLSASGPIKTPVGACATAVESVDAAVDLITSGKARICISGGYDDFSEEGSYEFANMGATSNAAKETERGRTPQEMSRPATSTRDGFMESQGAGVQIIMQAKLAIEMGVPIHGIVGYVSTAMDKQGRSVPAPGQGILTGAREIATKTPLPIVDLKFRSRQLQRRRSQIGEWAEREYLYLEEELDAMKVQNPDLDLEAYRIERINVIKEEVVRQEKEALNTFGNEFWKRDPTIAPIRGALAVWGLTIDDLGVASFHGTSTKANEKNECDVIDSQLTHLGRSKGNAVYGVFQKYLTGHSKGGAGAWMLNGALQILRSGFVPGNRNADNIDEYLARFDRVMFPSEGIQTDGIKAASVTAFGFGQVGGQVIVIHPDYIYGVIDEATYNAYKAKTAARYKASYRYTHDALVYNNLVRAKDSPPYTKEQEKAVYLNPLARASKSKAGTWTFPATLPAESDISKTNETTRTLQSLTTSLTNSNENVGVDVELVSAISIDNETFIERNFTDTERKYCFAAPNPQASFAGRWSAKEAVFKSLGISGKGAAAPLKDIEIISSESGAPEVVLHGEAAKAATTAGVKSVSVSISHDDNQSVSVALAHK, from the coding sequence ATGAGACCAGAAGTTGAGCAGGAGCTTGCTCATACTTTATTATTGGAGTTGCTTGCATACCAGTTTGCATCTCCTGTCCGTTGGATTGAGACGCAAGATGTAATTCTTTCTCCTCCAGTATCGGCTGAACGTATCGTCGAAATTGGACCTAGTCCTACCTTAGCTGGTATGGCTAAGCGTACcttgaaattgaaatatgAGAACATGGATGCCGCTTTAAGTATTAATCGTGAAGTTCTTTGCTACTCTAAAGATGCTCGTGAAATCTATTACAACTTTGAGGACGAGGTTGCTGATGAACCTGCCGAAGCCCCAGCTTCAACCAGCTCCACTCCAAAGGTTGAAACTGCTGCTGCTGCCGCTCCCGCTGCCACGCCAGCCCCTGCCCCAGCACAAACATCAGCCCCAGCTGCTGCTTTACCTGACGAGCCTCCCAAAGCTCTTGAGGTACTTCATACTCTTGTTGCCCAaaagttgaagaaaagcatCGAGGAAGTCTCCCCTCAAAAATCTATCAAAGATTTGGTTGGCGGTAAGTCCACTTTGCAAAACGAAATTCTTGGTGATTTACAGAAGGAGTTCGGTGCCACTCCCGAGAAGCCAGAGGAGGTTCCATTGGATGAGCTTGGAGCTATCATGCAGTCAAGCTTTAACGGATCTCTTGGTAAACAATCGTCTTCTCTTATCTCACGAATGATTTCCTCAAAAATGCCTGGTGGTTTCAATAATTCTGCTGTTCGTGGTTATTTAGGAAACCGTTATGGTTTGGGTCCTGGTCGTTTGGAGTCTGTGCTTTTGTTAGCGCTTACCATGGAACCTGCATCACGTTTGGGCTCGGAAGCTGATGCTAAAGCTTGGCTTGATAGTGTAGCTCAAAAATATGCTGCTCGTAATGGTGTTACATTATCTTCTCCTACTGCTGAAGGCGGTTCTTCGTCCGGTTCTGCAGCTGTTATCGATGAAGAAACCTTTAAGAAACTCACCAAGAATAATACCATGCTTGTTACTCAGCAATTAGAACTATTTGCTCGATACCTCAATAAAGACCTTCGTGCTGGCCAAAAGGCTCAAGTTGCTGAAAAGGTTATTTCCGATACCTTACGCGCTCAATTAGATTTATGGAACGAAGAACATGGTGAATTTTATGCATCAGGAATTGCTCCTATTTTTTCGCCTTTAAAAGCTCGCGTTTACGACTCCGACTGGAATTGGGCTCGTCAAGATGCTCTTAAGATGTTTTTTGACATTATCTTTGGTCGTCTTAAGCATGTTGATACTGAAATAGTCGCTCGTTGTATTTCTGTTATGAATAGATCCAACCCTACTTTACTTGAATTTATGCAATATCATATTGATCATTGTCCCGCCGAAAAGGGTGAAACATATCAACTTGCTAAAACCTTGGGCCAACAGCTAATTGATAATTGCAAATCCGTGATAGATGCTCCTccagttttcaaaaatgtgAATCATCCAACTGCTCCTTCTACGACGATTGACGAACGTGGTAATTTGAATTATGAAGAAATCCCTAGACCAGGTGTTCGCAAATTAACTCATTACGTTACTGAGATGGCCAAAGGTGGTAAATTACCAACGGAGTCCAAAAACAAAGCTAAGGTACAAAACGATTTGGCTCGAATTTATCGCATTATTAAGtctcaaaacaaaatgtcTCGTTCGTCTAAGTTGCAGATTAAACAGTTGTACGGTCAGGTTTTACATGCCCTTTCCCTTCCATTGCCTTCTTCCAACGATGAACAAACGCCTGTTAAAGAAACCATTCCTTTCCTTCATATTAGGAAGAAGTCCGTTGATGGTAATTGGGAATTCAACAAGTCATTGACTGGCACTTATTTAGATGTTTTAGAATCGGGTGCTAAGAATGGTATAACATACCAAGACAAATATGCTCTAGTGACTGGTGCAGGTGCAGGCTCCATTGGTGCTCAGATTGTTGAAGGTCTCCTTGCTGGTGGTGCTAAAGTTGTAGTTACTACATCCCGGTTTTCGCGCAAGGTTACTGAATTTTATCAATCCCTTTACACCCGCCATGGAAGCCGTGGTTCATGTCTGATCGTGGTTCCATTTAACCAAGGATCTAAGACAGACGTAGAAGCTCTTATTGATTATATTTATGACGAAAAGAAGGGTCTTGGATGGAACTTGGACTACATTGTTCCTTTCGCTGCCATTCCAGAAAATGGTCGTGAAATTGATGGCATTGATTCTCGTTCCGAGTTTGCTCACCGTATTATGTTGACAAACATTTTGAGACTGCTTGGCGCCGTCAAAAGTCAAAAGGCCTCTCGTGGTATGGATACCCGACCCGCTCAAGTTATTTTGCCTCTTTCTCCCAATCACGGTACCTTTGGAAACGATGGTTTATACTCGGAATCTAAGTTAGGTTTAGAAACTTTGTTTAACCGTTGGTACTCCGAGTCATGGGCTAATTACCTAACCATTTGTGGGGCTGTCATTGGTTGGACTCGTGGTACAGGCTTAATGGCACCTAATAATATTGTTTCTCAGGGAATCGAAAAATATGGTGTTCGTACTTTTTCGCAGAGTGAGATGGCTTTTAACATTTTGGGTTTGATGTCCCAGAAAGTCGTCGACTTGTGTCAATCTGAACCAATTTATGCCAACCTTAACGGTGGTCTTGAGCTTTTACCTGATCTCAAGGACCTTTCCACTCGTTTGCGTACCGAATTGTTAGAAACTGCCGAAATCCGCCGCGCTGTTGCCGCAGAGACTGCCTTTGATCATAGCATTACCAACGGACCTGACTCTGAAGCAGTTTTCCAGAAAACTGCCATTCAGCCTAGGGCCAAtcttaaatttaatttccCCAAATTGAAACCTTATGAAGCCCTTTCTCATTTATCTGATCTTCGTGGAATGGttgatttagaaaaagTTCCTGTTGTTACTGGTTTTTCCGAAGTAGGTCCATGGGGTAACTCTCGTACTAGATGGGATATGGAGTGTTATGGTGAGTTTTCACTAGAAGGATGTGTCGAAATTGCTTGGATTATGGgattaattaaaaacttcaaTGGCAAGGGCAAAGACGGCAAGCCCTATTCAGGTTGGGTTGATACAAAGACCGGTGAACCTGTGGACGACAAAGACGTTAAAGCTAAGTATGAGAAGTATATACTGGAGCATTGCGGTATCCGTATTATTGAAGCTGAACTCTTCCATGGATATAATcctgaaaagaaagagctTTTGCAAGAAGTTGTTATTGATCATGACTTAGAGCCTTTTGAAGCATCCAAAGAGGCTGCTCATGAGTTCAAGCTTCGTCATGGTGATCaagttgaaatttttgaaattcctGATTCTACCGAATGGTCCGTACGCTTCAAGCGCGGTACAAGTATGCTAATTCCTAAGGCTTTGCGCTTTGATCGATTTGTTGCTGGCCAGATTCCACTTGGTTGGGATCCCAAACGTTATGGCATTCCTGACGATATTATTTCTCAAGTTGACCCTACAACTTTGTACGTTTTAGTGTCTACTGTAGAAGCTCTGGTTGCATCAGGTATTACAGATCCTTATGAATGCTATAAGTATATTCACGTATCTGAACTTGGTAATACAGTTGGTTCTGGTATTGGTGGTATGTCTGCTCTTCGTGGAATGTACAAGGACCGCTGGACTGATAAACCTGttcaaaaagatattttacAAGAATCATTCATTAACACTGCCAATGCTTGGATTAACATGCTTTTGCTCTCTGCCTCTGGTCCTATTAAGACTCCTGTTGGTGCTTGCGCTACCGCTGTCGAATCTGTTGATGCAGCTGTCGACTTGATCACTTCTGGTAAGGCCAGGATATGTATTAGCGGTGGTTATGACGACTTTTCAGAAGAAGGTTCATACGAGTTTGCGAACATGGGTGCTACATCAAATGCTGCTAAGGAAACAGAAAGGGGACGTACTCCTCAAGAAATGTCTCGTCCTGCTACTTCTACTCGTGATGGATTTATGGAGTCTCAAGGTGCTGGTGTACAGATTATCATGCAAGCAAAGCTTGCTATTGAGATGGGTGTCCCTATACATGGTATTGTTGGTTATGTTTCCACAGCTATGGATAAACAAGGTCGTTCGGTTCCTGCCCCTGGGCAAGGTATTTTGACTGGTGCTCGTGAAATCGCGACTAAGACACCCCTTCCCATAGTTGACCTTAAATTCCGTTCTCGTCAACTCCAACGCCGCCGTTCTCAAATTGGTGAATGGGCCGAACGCGAGTATCTTTATTTAGAAGAAGAACTTGATGCGATGAAGGTTCAAAATCCTGACTTGGATTTAGAGGCTTACCGTATAGAGCGTATCAACGTTATTAAGGAGGAGGTTGTTCGACAAGAAAAGGAGGCGCTCAATACTTTTGGAAATGAATTTTGGAAACGTGATCCTACTATTGCTCCTATCCGTGGTGCATTAGCTGTTTGGGGTCTTACTATTGACGATTTGGGCGTTGCATCATTCCATGGTACCTCTACCAAAGCCAATGAGAAGAATGAATGCGATGTCATTGACAGTCAGTTAACACATCTCGGACGCTCTAAGGGTAACGCTGTGTACGGTGTTTTCCAGAAATATCTCACTGGACATAGCAAGGGTGGTGCTGGAGCTTGGATGCTCAACGGAGCTCTCCAAATTCTTCGCTCTGGGTTTGTTCCGGGTAATCGTAACGCCGATAACATTGATGAGTATCTAGCACGATTCGACCGGGTTATGTTCCCTAGTGAAGGTATACAAACTGATGGCATAAAGGCAGCATCTGTTACTGCATTTGGTTTTGGACAAGTTGGTGGACAAGTTATAGTTATCCATCCTGATTACATTTACGGTGTGATTGATGAGGCTACTTATAATGCTTACAAAGCTAAAACTGCTGCTCGTTATAAGGCATCTTATCGTTACACCCACGATGCGCTGGTTTACAACAATTTGGTCCGCGCCAAGGATTCTCCTCCTTACACCAAAGAACAAGAGAAAGCCGTTTATCTCAATCCTTTGGCACGCGCTTCGAAGAGCAAAGCTGGCACTTGGACTTTCCCTGCCACACTGCCTGCTGAATCCGACATTTCTAAAACCAACGAAACTACACGTACTCTACAAAGCCTAACAACCTCATTGACCAACTCCAATGAAAATGTTGGCGTGGATGTTGAACTTGTATCAGCGATTAGCATTGATAATGAGACCTTTATAGAAAGGAATTTTACTGATACCGAGCGAAAGTACTGTTTTGCAGCTCCTAATCCCCAAGCTAGCTTTGCCGGACGTTGGTCAGCCAAAGAGGCTGTCTTTAAGTCTTTGGGTATTTCCGGTAAAGGCGCTGCAGCTCCATTGAAGGATATCgaaattatttcttcagAGTCTGGTGCTCCTGAAGTAGTTTTGCACGGAGAGGCTGCGAAGGCTGCAACGACCGCCGGTGTGAAGAGTGTTTCCGTCAGTATTTCCCACGATGATAATCAAAGTGTCAGTGTTGCTTTGGCTCACAAGTAA